CTGGCGAAAAGTTTTGGAAAGTGGGAAGCCCTGGCGACCGGCAAGCCCGCTCCGGATTTTACAGGTATCACCGCAAATGGTGAGAAGTTTTCGTTGAAAGATTTAAAAGGGAAAATGGTATACATAGATATCTGGGCAACGTGGTGCGGTCCATGCCGGGCGGAATTTCCCTCGTCGCAGAAGCTGATCCAAGAATTTAAGGGAAACGATCAATTGGTTTTTTTGTATGTGTCGATCGATACGGAAGTTGATGATTGGAAAAAATCTTTGAAGACAAAAAACGTCCCGCAGGGAATGCATATCAATCATCTGGTCGATCAGCCAGGGTCAATTTCGAAAAAGTACTATCTGTCAGGCATACCCAGATATATTTTGATAAATAAAGATGGGACCATAATTGAAGCTGTTGCGCCAAAACCAAGTTCGAAAGAAATTCGCCCGCTGCTGAAAGGGTATCTGAAAGAAAGTTAACCGGTGCCTGGTATCATTATTATAGGAGTAGCATGATGAAAACGCTACTATTAACACTGATGATGATGATGATAACCACCGACGATCAGCCCAGGCAGGTAATTTTATTTTATACTGAAAATGGAAAAAGCCTGTTCGAAAAGCAGTCGGAGGAGTTACGGGCGAACGATGCCGGTTTGCGGGAAAGGGATATCAACGTAATTCCATACCAGCTTTCCAGGGAGAACGCGGCACAATGGAAGCGATTTAAAGTGGACACTTCAAACGATTTTACATTCATCCTGATTGGTCGCGACGGCGGCGAGAAGCACAGGGCCGAGCGCGTGGTACCTGCAAAAGAATTGTTCGGGAAAATAGATGCGATGCCGATGCGCAGGAACGAGATAGGGGAAAAGAACTAGCCCAGCATTTACCTCACTTAA
This Dyadobacter sp. UC 10 DNA region includes the following protein-coding sequences:
- a CDS encoding DUF4174 domain-containing protein, whose translation is MMKTLLLTLMMMMITTDDQPRQVILFYTENGKSLFEKQSEELRANDAGLRERDINVIPYQLSRENAAQWKRFKVDTSNDFTFILIGRDGGEKHRAERVVPAKELFGKIDAMPMRRNEIGEKN